The region GCTCTGTGTATATCCTATCGTGTCTCGATCGTGTGCAATCTATGCAGAAGGACGATTCACGGACGGTATATGTCCCATGGCCAGTTGCTCACCGGGAGCGACGATTAGTATAAAGTAGATAATGACCGTCCACGGTGGTTGTCACGTATCATCGTCATCCAGACAGTCGTATACAATGTTATCATTCGTGTTTGTACGATGACGACGGACTTTTCGGTCGTTGCGATCGGCAACATCGTGTTTCCATTCGGCGTGTTGTTGCTCTCcgagataaaaagattattctgCCGTGTATTTGACTCGTGAAATGTTCTGATAAGCACCGACAGCCACAGTGCGATCACTCGAGTCTATCAGTGTATTGTTTGCCTTTTACCTGGTTAGTAGTGATAAGACGAAAAGGGAAAAAAGTggaaaaatggaagaaaaaaggagaaaggagaagaaggaggatTGAAATCGGATTCagaattgtataaataaagtgtataaataaaaaacagaagataaaaaaaaggaatttttgaaGAGGCATGTAAAAGAAACAGGAAGTGAGATATACTGAATCCACAGAAATGGTCAACAGATCGAATTGTTAAAATTCTTTTGGTGGACAAGTTTGGTGAACAATGGTGAACAAATTCTCGACTTGAATAATTTCCGCCTTTTTTGATGAATATCTCTTGGAATTCTCTTAATtgagaaaatattaacattagattgtgaattttttgcaatattaatttcctcgACGTGAAAAACAAGTATGTATATACCACTAGATGCGACATAGCTTTGATATATCGCAttgtttttcatatttatctcTTAAgcgataaatgaaaaaaagggagaaaaatcCGAGCCGGGAGAAACGAGGATACTCGCGGAAAAAGTTTTATCTCCCTCGTCTCGAGGAGGGTGGAGAACGTTAGCAAAGCAATTGCGACAACTTGCGAACGCTGCTGGCAAACGTCTCGGATCGACGCAGCAGTAATTTTCGTGAGATTAACAATCGTGATAAATGATGGATGAGAGTGATAAGAATTTCGAAAAGAGCCGAGTTCAAGGgtgaatttagaattttaggATCCTCGGAACAGCGACGAAAGTTTTAGGCAGAAATTTGGAAAGTGGCAAGAACTTCAAGGAAAAGTTTCTGAAGCTATTTGGATTGGAACAGTGAATTTTGAGCATTCTCTCAGTTCAGATAATTATCTGCCTTTAATCTTTGATTGCATAATGTCTGTAAATATCCCTATAAGATTGTGATGATAATTGTGGAGTACGCGATAGTGGAGTTACAGCGATAAAGGCACTTTAATTTCAGTCCCAGACGTTGACACGAACGTGTGACGCTTTATAAAAGCGCGATCTACGAATAATATCGAAACATGCGGCGTTCTACGCGTGCAACGGAATCAGAGTACTTTGAAACTTCGTGGACAGTCAAGCTGGACCAGATACGTAGACGGCTGAGAACACTCTTCCAAAGTACGTTGGCGCGTTATTACAAGTCCAAGAGGAAAGGGTACATCAGATTTCTGACAGAGGAGGAACAGAGGTACAGAATACTTTCCGCGAACATGTATTTCGTGATAGTCGTTGTTACGAAGCATATCATCTGTGTATCATATCTGCATCGTTGCTTCAATCAATaaggatttattttatttgttgaatTTAAAAGtggaatttatattatgtggttaaaaaaaatcgatatagatttataaaactataaaatatatgcgtcatttatataatatcttattttttgtgACGCGCTGTTaggatattaatttaataaaaggaaTAATCGTAAATGAAAGGGGCCAATGTACTTAACGATTTTGTAAACTTATATCAATTTTCCTTTCTTAATCGATCATTCTTTTTATCAGGATCATATAAACGTTTACATTCcgctatatatatgtatagattttAAAGAATGTATACTATCATTTACATGAGCAATAAATAGCGCGTCGAATTAACATCGCTTATCGAATATTGCTCTTTTCTGCTTTCAGGTGGCTGGTCGCCGCAGAGTATGACATATCCACCCGGCTTGGAATACCTTATGGGCCTTGATTATCTTTTCGTGAACCAGAAAATTGAGTTGCTTCAAGGTGAGCACCCGACTTTGTGTCgagagatataaatataacactgCTCTTCTCTTGAGACCGCGCGCGAATATATGTATTCCAGATCCGCGAAGCTCGAGCGTGTGATTTACGATTACTCCCTGAGTTAGCGGAGCTACGTTTACTCTTCGCGATAGCCTCctcatatatttgtattatgaTAAACGCATAATTTTCTACGTAACCGTATAATTacaagattattataattaatatgaaattataatctCATGATATATAATcgcattttctattttatatcacgATAAATATTCACAGAATTACGATTTGATAATTGCGCAGTGGATAcctataataacttttttatgacTTAATGAAGACATTAGATCGGATGATATTGAGTATTTCGGCAATCggatttttatactttatttagtGTATCTTACATGTACATTTACTTTTTCCTGTAGAACCCTATGTCTGGTATCATTTGGGATTAGTGTTGGGGGTTACATGGGGCTGTTAATTAGCTGCATTGTGTAGTATTTTCGGGTTTCTGTGCTTTTCTTCCGTGTTGGAGGGTTGGAGCCTCTCCAAAACACCACTAGTAAGGCTTTTTGCTTTTTGTTTGTGACCTGAAATTATTGAGTGTCGGGTGACGGCTTTCGCTGTTGTTTTGTTTGTTGTTCTTCTTCTGCTTTCTGTGTTATGTTAGtgttctctttttttgaatttttgtgcAATGCtgttgcttttttttatttttcgttaagagttgttctttttctcttatattttaagagcAGATCTGTCGTTCTTATTCTTATCCAATATGACTGTACCAGGTCTCTGAGacttatttatatctaaatattgtGTTGTGTTGTTGGTCGGTTGGTATTTGTGGTTTGGTGTCGGTTTTGTTGTTTTGCGAGGGGCAACTGACACAAAAAGCATCGAAGAGTTCTTCGCATGGATCTCGCCCTTCAGAGTAGCGACGGGCGGCGCGTTTTCCTTTCTGATCACGGTATGGGGGTGCAGAAGGGTAGTCATTCGTTGATATTCCCGTCGGTAGCTCTATATGTAGTCTAGCATGGATGCTTCGAGATTTATTgggaatttcttttttaagagACAGAGCAATATGTCATCTCATTGCCAGGACAATGACGGGAAATggagaatattttaatgtagtGAGTAAAGattagaaaaagtaaataaaaagaatgagAGCAATGGGGATATTTGGTCTTGCTTAATTGAGGAGCAGTAATCTACAATAATGTAAGAAATGCGGTGAGTAGAACATTGTAACATTCAGACTGCCGAGGGAAAGTCAAAGGGTCTTAGTGCGTGTTTTGAGAGTTTACTGAGGGATGCGGCTGACCAGTGCGAGTGGATAGTGTGATCAATGTTATCTCCTGAGGTCCACTAATTCTTGTAGCCTGCGAAGTGGAAGTGTGTGTAGTAGACCCGCTGGGTGGTGCCAGATTGTGTTAGGGTTAAGGAACTGCCCCGAGTTTTTTGTATGATATATGTTAAACAGATGGATTAGCCCTGAGGCCCTCGTTTCAATGTCTGATTGAAAAAAACACCTAGTCCTCTATCTGAATGCTCATACTTGCTTTCTCCCATATCGACCACCCGACGAAGACAATAGATCAGGAGGGCAGTAATCACAAGGCGGGGCGATGCTGATACCTGTGGCTTGGACGGCTAGTGCCCATTAGGCGGGTTCCACTCTTGTATTTGCTATGGGGCGTGGACGGCGACCAAAGGTGCGCACCGGGCAACCACGGGCAAGGTGACTTTGCGACGAAGGGGCCCGCTGTCGGGGAAGGCTAATCGAGTTGTGGGAGGAGCGTGTAGGAAAAGATGGGAGGGAGGGGGCTGGAGGGTAATGTCTAAGAAAGAAGGAAACTTTGAATGTCGAAATAGGGGTGAATGGTCGAATTTGTCTGCTCACACGGTATGCGCGTGGGAATTGGAGTGGTGGAAAGGTGAACAGGACTCGAGGGTGGGGGGGGACGTTGGGGGGAAATAGAAGGGTCCGGTGACGACGGGTGCTGGGGAGAACAAAGCGGAGAGAGGGAGacagggggggggggggaaggaaGGAGAACTAGAGGGGAGGACCGGATGACTGAAGGGTTGGGTCAGAGGGGGATGAAGGGAGGCCGTGAACTACTCATGGGCAAGCATGACGCAAGAGTGAGTCGTGGGCGACTGCAGAGTGTGATGGTCGGGACGCAGCTGGGCCAGCAGGGGATGAGAAAGGGCCACTCTGCGTCTGGGTGGACTGTATTTGCACGGATTACAACAGTTCTATGCTTGCTTGAGCCAAGCTAGTTATGGCTCACTGAGTTAGATGTACAAGTAGCGGCATCATTCGATCATTGTAGTTATCCGAGAGGTCAAGTGCTACTATGGGGGGGGCTGGATTGTGGTGAGTGGTGGTGGTCGAGACATAAGGGGGGGCGGAGGTTTTCGGGGGGAAGATTTGTTAAAGTGTCGTGGGATACAAAACTAAGAAGAAATGATGGTGGGACAAGGAGATAGATAATCAAACGGTCAATGGACTAGTGCTATGTTGTGCGGAAAAACGTGACGGCAAGTCAGTCCCAATCACAATCCGGAAGTCCACGCCGAAAAACTCGCATGCAGATGCAAAACTGAGGAGTGCGGGGGGCGGTCTATGGGAGAGGTGTGTCCCGGTTGCGTAGGGCAGCTCTAATTAACGTGTCCCCGCCACCAAGTAACCGGACGCTAACCGGTCTAATAGGACAGAAAAGAGAGAACAAGCCCGAGGGACAAAAAATACGCGAAAACCAAATGAAAAAAGATtcacaaaaagaaataaacgagGGGGAAGATGAAAGACGCAGAGCAGAGTGGTAAGGTTGAAGAAAagggaaaggaagaaagacaAAAGCTAAAGCCATAGAGAAAATAGGTTGAGGGAATGCAAGAAAGGACGGAAGCGAATTTTGAGACGGCTGTAGGGCGACAAAACCGAATCAGGGTCGCCAAGTGTAAAAAACAAACATGCGCGAGAGCAGCGGGGATACTCCAGGATGATTCGTATGGAGGACGGAGTGTGACAGAACACCGGGATCACAGCAACCACCGCACCTTCGGGGTAACTGCGCACGATCGTCCCATATCCTCTACCACACAGCACCCCAATCTCCCCGGAACGAGAGTCCTCTGCCGCGCGGCGGCGGATCTCGTGCGGCGCGCCGATGATCAAAGAATCCATGCTCCCCGCTATCCCCGCCGAGGACGAGAGCGAATGCGTCGAGGAAACCCCTTCAGCGAAAGCATTTTTAACTAGGAGGGCAATGAAAAcgaaacacacacacaaaaccCGATACACAACTCAGGAGTGCTGGAGAATTAGGAACAAGTGTCCGCGGAACGACAAGGATCAAAGACACAGGGGTAATAACGGGGAAGATCACGGGAGAGGGGTAGAAGACAACGAGCAAGGAACTAACGATCAAGGAGACGTACAGGGGCGTACATCCCACGATAGGGGGGCTAGCCGCGTCATTGCAGGAGAGGCAGCGCAAGACCGCGAAGTAGGAAACACATGCAGGGCCACAAAAGTATTGACGCGAGCGGCAGCGAGGGAGCTGACGAAGGCCGCCCAAAATCATAGAACGAACaagaataagataaagatCCGTCAGTACACAACTACAACAATGAAACAAGTTGATTGTTATGCATCAGCATCGAGCCGCTCGGCAAAATGGctatataaaaacattgtgataacatacataaataatagCGAATTGCGTATTACAACTAGCCTGTTGTCCCACTAATTTTGTAATGTGGACGTAGATCAAGCGGATTGTAAAAAATGAAGTGAAGGTAATACCAAATCTTTTCATGTTACGACAAGAGCTAATGGTTTTTAAGCCTTGGAACGCAACTTCTCCAGATTTGGTGACTCTCTAATCTGGTATCAGTGACTAATGATTCCTGGGTGACACTAATAGACTGGGCGTAGTCATACTAGCAGAGGATTCCCGATTGGGAAGAGTAGGCCACAcgcaataagaaaattttgcgtATTTGTAGACGATACTAAAGTGGTCATAGACAAGGGGCGAAATACACTTAGGTGCCCAAAATAGAGCCGAATTTGCCGGATTGGTTTGGCGCCAGAAATACCGGGCGAGTAAGATGCGGGTGCGTatgtctataaaaaaaatttttatataaaaaactaacTTTTATAGCAAGTTGCATGCACGAAGTTTGATttgaaaaacaatattttcttataaagaaatgttataGAACTGTCGGGGACTTtccgattttctattttgttctttttttataacaaagatAGTAGATAAGTTTTGAGGCAAAAttctaacttttttttcaagttttaatttcgtgaatttttataaattaaaaaatctctcCGACAGTTCGCAActacaatatttctttacaataaaatatggttgttttttatatcaaattgaCCTACAGTGCAAAATCATGCAGACACTGGAACCATGTATTGGTGTACGCAACTTCTTGTtaccattttttataaaaaaaaaaaaaaaaacaattgttttATAGACATACACtcacaaatatataacaaataaaattaaaaaaccgtATCGAATACTATGTATTTACTGAGAAAAAAGTTTCCGAAAATAGGAAATTTTTTGCGCACGACATAGGTGCctctttaataaaatgtttattataaatctttgtatacatgtttttaaataataaaatataatctttagcATAAGTATATCcatactaattatattaataataaatgtgctttttatatgttaataatatattaataataaatatgctttttacatatttaataatcacgttgaaattcattacgtttatgtctattttttaaatggttttTTACACGACCACCTTTTATcgttaatattcttttaattaataataaatttaccaTTAACATAACATGGTAATATGGTAACAGAATAACGTAAAAAGTcacgattttaaaaaatgaacttTTCTTAATGGAATATCCTTAACGAAGCTTTGTATATCTGTATAATACGTTGCTTTAATcgtttaatcaataattaggcttgattttattattcgaatTTACAAGTGGGATTTATATTACGtattcaaaaaaaaatcgatatagaTTTatgaaactataaaatatattatatgcctcatttatataataatattttcttctatgTGGTGCACTGTTAGGATATTAATCCTTTTTTAAAGGCCACTATTTCTAACGTCTGTTAACTTCTAACCGACCGTTAACTTTTTAGAATAGCCAATAGTAGTTGGTTATTTTGAAAGTTAACGgtcgattaaaatttaacagaCATTAGAAATAGTGGTCCTAAAAGGGCATGGAAAGTCCATTGTTCTgttttccgcgatgctgattgCTTGTCTCGAAACTTGATCTCGATCTTGATGCGAGTCGCGGCTGCCGCTGACGATTGCGTTTTCACAATTTGTGTGTAAGAGAGTTAGGCAAGTAAAtctattttgaatataatgTGCTATTTAATCAGAAGCGCTCttagtttaataaaaagaataatcgaATATGATACggtcaatatataatttaacgagtttgtaaatttatatcaattttcctttttaatcgattattctttttatcaagattatataaatatttacattccgcttatagatatatagagtttaatgaatttatactatatatatagttacatGAACAATAAAACACGTtgaattaacattgtttatcGAATATTGCTCTTATCTGCTTTCAGATGACTCCTCGCCACCGAGTATAACATGTCCACCTGGCTTGGAATATCTTCTGAGCCTTGATTGTCTTCTCGTAAACCAAAAAAATATGGAGGTTGACGGTGAGCACTCGATTTTGCcaagagatataaaaatataacactgCTCTTCTCTTAAGACCGCACGTGAATATATGTAATTCCAGATCCACAAAGCTCGAGTGTATTGATTTATTACGATTACTCCCTGGAGTAATCACGAAACCAACATTTACTCCGCGCAATAGTctcattatttgtattatgaTAAACGCATAATTTCGTATATAACCGTATAATTacaagattattatatttaatataaaattataatttcattatacatataatcgcattttctattttatattatgacaAATATACAAAGAATTACGATTTGATAATTGCACAGTGcatatattacttaataacTTTCTTATCACTTTAATGaatacgatataattttatatatctaaacttattcttatttaattactatattacattacatattgCGTTACTGTTAAgtactattataaattttgtatgtgCTTTAACACTacgttatcttttttttaggaTGGCAAACTAGAAGGAACAAGTATGGTATTACGGATAATAACGGCGAGAGGGTGTTTTACATAGAGCAGGAATTGCGAACCTACTGGGGAACCTGCCTGCGAAAGTATAATTCATTTCACGAATACATCACTTATGACAGAAATCAACAAGAGACTCTTCGTTTGGTTCAACCCTTCATGACATGCTGTTCTCTGCCGGTAGTTTTTGtcattagaatttatttagtGTATTTGTTATGGCTATGCTATGtgaaacatattaaaaactaGCAAAGAGATATCGCCCATCGTTGTATTCTTCgaggaatttaattttaaatttcattcttaaatacagaaaaatcaATAAGTTGTTCATGacaattaacttttaaaaaagtattaacttttaaacgcaataaaaattaaacatgtaattgctaaataattttattcaagctTGTTTCACACATacctttaattatataaaaattttaacattaaatacaaCTGTGGAATAAATCCTTACGTACGTATATGTGAACAAATGTTAGGCCGGGTCCAGACTTGTATCAGGTCACCGTATCGTATcatgatattttcttatcaaaataCCAACATACGgatatattagttatataaTGATACGATTGATACGCCAAGGCTTTGTTTTCAATTCGTATTCGTATCCCATATCTTACAGATTGAAAACAAGGCCTTGgcatatatatcattataatcaACATATCcgtattttataagaaaatatcatgATACGATATGGTGATCTGATACAAGTCTATACCCGGCATAAGATTTGTTCTCATATACGTACGTAACGATTTATTCCACAGTCCTATTTAATgttagaattttaataaaattaaaggtaGGTGTGAGATgaattcgaataaaattacttaGCAATTACATGTTGCTCTTATTTGCTTTCAGGTAACAGCTCGGCCTTAGATAGtcgataaattttactttttaagtttaattataacCAGATTTGATTAGCAGATGACTGAAGTTTTATTGTTCGCAGGTTTTACAAGTGTATTCCGGAAGTACTTTACTGGGCAGCGTTACTCAAGAGTGGGGTTTTTGGCAACGGAAGTTTTATATTCGCGACGCATCCGATCAGGAAGTATTGATGATAAAAGGATCACAATTTGACCTTAAGGTATCGCAACATTCCATATCTTACAAAATGTATGTCacttatatatgatatttaattatcatcattatcattattattattaaatatcatattaacattttttgaatTGTTTTTCTTAACATTAATTTCGAGTTTTCGGAAGATTTTTGAAAGTAAAATACAGAACTGAGAATAAGtgataatgaataatataatgtcaCAAACTTGGcgtatatattcataattgCTCGTCAATGATCAAATCCGCAGATCAAATCTCTGGATGAAAAGTATGACATCGGCATGATTCAAAAGCATTGGAGAGGTTTTTCTCAAGAAATGTTCAACCAGTTCCACGTTTCGGATAAATATGGCATTAACTTTCCGCGCGATctcgatgtaaaaataaaggcCGTACTGCTGGGAGCAACTATTCTAATAGTGAGTATCGCGAAAATACTATAAACAATCGCTTATTTAAGAAAAGAgatacgaaaaagaaaaaatggaaaaaaatattactgcgaaaaaggaatattttatttccaatattAATATCAGTGTAGTGTTAACTGATTTTGactgattttaattaagaaattaaagtcaAATTgcgaagaaatatttctaataaatattagtatgaatacagtttaatttttagtatACAATATGTTGacttatatcttttaatattttaggaCTTCCTGTTTTTCGCGAGGCGGAGAAGCAGATAAGTCAATCTgtctcaataaaaaaaaagacagaagCGATTTAATTGTCTATGTCGGCTTTATATGtccatcaaaaatattttgttatatatcaAATACTTCGAAAGATTTTTAACTATGGAAGGCAACGCAAACGAAGACGAGCGCTGagtatgtacatatactcAGGGTGATATCTTCCCAgtcgacataattttgttactgCCTATATAACTTGGGAGTAATCCTTTTTATAAcagatatattgtaatatttatattacagttaCTTATATCTATTGCTTCctgttatgtaaaataaatgtacgagtgctacatattatacatttatacaataagTATGCGgacaatttattgcatatccccgtagggttcgcaatctactaccaatactatccttctcctctcactttaaccctttggaccaacggtttaacgtctctttccgaaagacggagcccagttttctccgcacaaggG is a window of Temnothorax longispinosus isolate EJ_2023e chromosome 1, Tlon_JGU_v1, whole genome shotgun sequence DNA encoding:
- the LOC139816916 gene encoding phospholipid scramblase 2 isoform X3, with the translated sequence MSSQKYDAPYPPLSGVEEMQPPIATAPPPQPNVPMPVLSPDDSSPPSITCPPGLEYLLSLDCLLVNQKNMEVDGWQTRRNKYGITDNNGERVFYIEQELRTYWGTCLRKYNSFHEYITYDRNQQETLRLVQPFMTCCSLPVLQVYSGSTLLGSVTQEWGFWQRKFYIRDASDQEVLMIKGSQFDLKIKSLDEKYDIGMIQKHWRGFSQEMFNQFHVSDKYGINFPRDLDVKIKAVLLGATILIDFLFFARRRSR